From Armatimonadota bacterium, one genomic window encodes:
- a CDS encoding glycosyltransferase family 2 protein, translating into MSVVVPAFNRAGLVRACLEALRRQTLPPDRYEVVVVDDASTDETPQVVASLADGERLRLVRQPENRGRAAARNRGVREARAPIVVFVDSDVLVRPDFLAHHLDAHTRAGRPVLVRGPVAVVPGVPPGAGNGWLPLPPRLLAPSPAYLDTANASLPREELLAAGLFDEGFRAYGWEDVDLGFRLQRRGLPRVFRREAVAYHVQPAPTPARFAEMARKEEERAANALRLLGKHPGWRTRFLVQRTPLHRLAYFLLAGGGVLNEATAPRLAAWLRRAGLTTLEHLVLRAALNRHYLAALDRPAPPAMSDAG; encoded by the coding sequence GTGAGCGTCGTGGTGCCGGCCTTCAACCGCGCCGGGCTGGTCCGGGCGTGCCTGGAGGCGCTGCGCCGCCAGACGCTCCCGCCCGACCGTTACGAGGTCGTGGTCGTGGACGACGCCAGCACCGACGAGACGCCTCAGGTGGTGGCGAGCCTGGCGGACGGGGAGCGGCTGCGGCTGGTCCGCCAGCCGGAGAACCGCGGGCGGGCGGCGGCCCGCAACCGGGGCGTCCGTGAGGCGCGCGCCCCCATCGTCGTCTTCGTGGACAGCGACGTGCTGGTGCGGCCTGACTTCCTGGCCCACCATCTGGACGCCCACACCCGGGCGGGGCGTCCGGTGCTCGTGCGCGGCCCCGTGGCCGTGGTCCCCGGGGTGCCGCCAGGAGCGGGGAATGGCTGGCTGCCGCTGCCCCCGCGCCTCCTCGCCCCCTCCCCCGCCTACCTGGACACCGCCAACGCCTCGCTCCCGCGCGAGGAGCTGCTGGCGGCCGGGCTCTTCGACGAGGGGTTCCGCGCCTACGGGTGGGAGGACGTCGACCTGGGCTTCCGGCTGCAGCGGCGCGGGCTGCCGCGCGTCTTCCGGCGGGAGGCCGTGGCCTACCACGTGCAGCCCGCGCCCACGCCGGCGCGCTTTGCCGAGATGGCGCGCAAGGAAGAGGAGCGGGCGGCCAACGCCCTGCGCTTGCTCGGGAAGCACCCCGGGTGGCGCACCCGGTTCCTGGTGCAGCGGACACCGCTCCACCGCCTCGCCTACTTCCTGCTGGCCGGCGGCGGGGTGCTGAACGAGGCCACGGCGCCACGCCTGGCGGCATGGCTCCGCCGGGCGGGGCTCACCACGTTGGAACACCTGGTGCTGCGGGCGGCGCTCAACCGGCACTACCTGGCCGCGCTCGACCGACCGGCACCGCCGGCGATGAGCGACGCCGGGTGA
- a CDS encoding ABC transporter ATP-binding protein, translating to MTTGTPGEATRAAGSPAVPPPQSLGPAPGASARNWADLARILAYLRPYRLHLVGALLSLGLVTVTQLAVPRYAGATVDEVIRTRSYAALDRAALGLLGLLAARSAFLYLQVYLAFALATRTVADLRRDLFAQIQRWSLDRFRTWQSGDAISRILQDTQVLHTHLLVGAVDFVATVLMLLGVAVMLVVLEWRLTLLVAVAIPAIFALTRLFGREVQRVAARAQEYLGGLAGIVREAFGGAMVIRAFAQEGRERARFQRENDRVAQAHLRIARLVATQVPVVSFLTALGLVVVVWVGGRMVAGGTLSTGSLLAFLVYVALAVEPAAGATRHYAELRQALGAFGRIRELLDEEPAVREAPDAVELGRLDGRVTFRDVSFRYDASGPWALRGVRLEVVPGERIALVGLSGAGKTSLVYLVARFYDPTEGAVLIDGVDLRRVRLRSLRRQIGFVPQETVLFRGTVRENIAYGRPDATAEEVEAVARLANAHDFIAALPQGYDTLVGEDGLGLSGGQRQRLAIARALLTDPRILILDEATSALDSESEALLQQAVERATQGRTTITIAHRLSTVRRADRIVVLEEGRIAEEGTHEALMRRGGVYARLARLQWGDSAPDALPEAVREP from the coding sequence ACCACCGGGACGCCGGGGGAGGCGACGCGTGCCGCAGGATCCCCTGCCGTGCCGCCTCCCCAGAGTCTGGGCCCCGCGCCCGGTGCATCGGCCCGCAACTGGGCCGACCTGGCGCGCATCCTCGCCTACCTGCGCCCCTACCGTCTCCACCTGGTCGGCGCGCTGCTATCGCTGGGCCTCGTGACCGTCACCCAGCTGGCCGTGCCGCGCTACGCCGGGGCCACCGTGGACGAGGTGATCCGCACCCGCTCCTACGCCGCCCTCGACCGGGCCGCCCTCGGCTTGCTGGGGTTGCTGGCGGCCCGCAGCGCCTTCCTCTACCTGCAGGTCTACCTGGCCTTCGCCCTGGCCACGCGCACGGTGGCCGACCTGCGCCGCGACCTCTTCGCCCAGATCCAGCGCTGGTCGCTGGACCGCTTCCGCACCTGGCAGAGCGGGGACGCCATCAGCCGCATCCTGCAGGACACGCAGGTGCTCCACACCCACCTGCTGGTCGGCGCCGTGGACTTCGTGGCCACGGTGCTCATGCTGCTCGGCGTGGCCGTCATGCTCGTGGTCCTGGAGTGGCGCCTGACGCTGCTGGTGGCCGTGGCCATCCCGGCGATCTTCGCGCTCACCCGCCTCTTCGGGCGCGAGGTGCAGCGGGTGGCGGCGCGGGCGCAGGAGTACCTGGGCGGGCTCGCCGGCATCGTGCGGGAGGCCTTCGGCGGGGCCATGGTGATCCGGGCCTTCGCGCAGGAAGGGCGCGAGCGGGCGCGCTTCCAGCGCGAGAACGACCGGGTGGCGCAGGCCCACCTGCGCATCGCCCGGCTGGTGGCCACCCAGGTGCCGGTGGTCTCCTTCCTCACGGCGCTGGGCCTGGTCGTGGTGGTGTGGGTGGGCGGGCGGATGGTGGCCGGGGGGACCCTCTCCACGGGGTCGCTGCTGGCCTTCCTCGTGTACGTGGCCCTGGCGGTGGAGCCGGCCGCCGGCGCCACCCGTCACTACGCCGAGCTGCGCCAGGCGCTGGGCGCCTTCGGGCGCATCCGCGAGCTACTCGACGAGGAGCCGGCGGTGCGCGAGGCCCCGGACGCGGTGGAGCTGGGGCGCCTCGACGGGCGCGTCACCTTTCGTGACGTCTCCTTCCGCTACGACGCCAGCGGCCCGTGGGCGCTGCGGGGGGTGCGGCTGGAGGTGGTGCCGGGGGAGCGCATCGCCCTGGTGGGGCTCTCGGGGGCGGGGAAGACTTCGCTGGTCTACCTGGTGGCGCGTTTCTACGACCCCACCGAAGGGGCGGTGCTCATCGACGGGGTGGACCTGCGGCGCGTGCGCCTGCGCTCGCTGCGGCGGCAGATCGGCTTCGTCCCCCAGGAGACGGTGCTCTTCCGGGGGACCGTGCGCGAGAACATCGCCTACGGCCGGCCCGACGCCACGGCGGAGGAGGTGGAGGCGGTCGCGCGGCTGGCCAACGCCCACGACTTCATCGCGGCACTGCCGCAGGGGTACGACACCCTCGTCGGGGAAGACGGGCTGGGGCTGTCGGGGGGGCAGCGGCAGCGGCTGGCCATCGCCCGGGCGCTGCTGACCGACCCGCGCATCCTGATCCTCGACGAGGCTACCTCGGCGCTCGACAGCGAGTCGGAGGCGCTGCTGCAGCAGGCGGTGGAGCGGGCCACGCAGGGACGCACCACCATCACCATCGCCCACCGCCTCTCCACCGTGCGCCGGGCGGACCGGATCGTGGTCCTGGAGGAGGGACGCATTGCGGAGGAGGGGACGCACGAGGCGCTCATGCGGCGGGGCGGGGTCTACGCGCGGCTCGCCCGGCTGCAGTGGGGCGATTCGGCGCCCGACGCCCTCCCCGAGGCCGTCCGGGAGCCGTGA